A section of the Pimelobacter simplex genome encodes:
- a CDS encoding cation:proton antiporter, whose amino-acid sequence MSHEFVLIAAAGLAISIVASVFSRRTGVAAPLLLVALGIGTSFIPATPHLELEPELILAGVLPPLLYASAVQLPVIDLRRNLSLITWLSVVMVIVSAVVVGLLVHLVFPAIPLALGIALGAVVSPTDAVAATAVGRRVGLPPRLVTVLEGESLVNDASALVVLRSAIVAVGVTGAFSLGETSVDFVWAVVGAGLAGWFVAWVTVLVRERLDDPVLNTTISFVTPFLAYVPAEEMHASGVLAVVVAGLVTGAMGAKRFSARDRQTQTTTWATINFILENGVFLALGYQLPMLIDDAKAETSTGEVVGMVALVLAALVALRFAGLAWPALVGRYGPSDRSERVRERLDQIEQRVDTWEPKDDREETRLRWARRRIARASADIAFEEREPITARGYVVLAWAGMRGVVTLAAAQTIPSGTPHRDTVVLVACLVAMVSLALFGLTLPALIRRMDFPSADPAERRDDLLTLMRQIAEDATDTLGPLDEQRVDGEPLDPAVVESLKERFLPMLLAGVHRAAESKPGQREQAFIVQRRYLDAMREALLKERSIGAFSTETFKQVEGFLDREEQRFSGQPG is encoded by the coding sequence GTGAGTCACGAGTTCGTCCTCATCGCGGCCGCCGGCCTGGCGATCAGCATCGTCGCGTCGGTGTTCTCCCGGCGTACGGGCGTCGCGGCGCCGCTGCTGCTCGTCGCGCTCGGCATCGGCACGAGCTTCATCCCCGCGACCCCGCACCTCGAGCTGGAGCCCGAGCTCATCCTGGCCGGCGTCCTGCCACCGCTGCTCTACGCCTCGGCCGTGCAGCTGCCGGTGATCGACCTGCGCCGCAACCTCTCGCTCATCACGTGGCTCTCGGTGGTCATGGTGATCGTGTCGGCGGTCGTGGTCGGGCTGCTGGTGCACCTGGTCTTCCCGGCGATCCCGCTCGCGCTCGGCATCGCGCTCGGCGCGGTGGTGAGCCCGACCGACGCGGTCGCCGCGACCGCCGTCGGGCGCCGGGTGGGCCTGCCACCCCGCCTGGTGACGGTGCTCGAGGGCGAGAGCCTGGTCAACGACGCGTCCGCGCTCGTCGTCCTGCGCTCGGCGATCGTCGCGGTCGGCGTGACCGGTGCGTTCAGCCTCGGCGAGACCTCGGTCGACTTCGTGTGGGCGGTCGTGGGCGCCGGGTTGGCCGGCTGGTTCGTCGCCTGGGTGACGGTGCTGGTGCGCGAGCGGCTCGACGACCCGGTGCTCAACACGACGATCTCGTTCGTGACGCCCTTCCTCGCCTACGTGCCGGCCGAGGAGATGCACGCCTCCGGCGTCCTGGCGGTCGTGGTGGCCGGCCTGGTCACCGGCGCGATGGGGGCCAAGCGGTTCAGCGCCCGCGACCGGCAGACCCAGACGACGACCTGGGCGACGATCAACTTCATCCTCGAGAACGGCGTCTTCCTGGCGCTCGGCTACCAGCTGCCCATGCTCATCGACGACGCCAAGGCCGAGACCAGCACCGGCGAGGTCGTCGGCATGGTCGCGCTCGTCCTGGCCGCACTGGTCGCGCTGCGCTTCGCCGGTCTCGCCTGGCCCGCCCTGGTCGGTCGCTACGGACCCTCCGACCGCAGCGAGCGGGTCCGCGAGCGGCTCGACCAGATCGAGCAGCGCGTCGACACCTGGGAGCCCAAGGACGACCGCGAGGAGACCCGCCTGCGCTGGGCCCGCCGCCGGATCGCGCGGGCCAGCGCCGACATCGCCTTCGAGGAGCGCGAGCCCATCACGGCCCGCGGCTACGTCGTCCTCGCCTGGGCCGGGATGCGCGGTGTGGTCACGCTCGCGGCCGCCCAGACCATCCCGAGCGGGACGCCGCACCGCGACACCGTCGTCCTCGTGGCGTGCCTGGTGGCCATGGTCTCGCTCGCCCTGTTCGGGCTCACCCTGCCCGCGCTGATCCGGCGGATGGACTTCCCCTCGGCCGATCCCGCCGAGCGCCGCGACGACCTGCTCACCCTGATGCGCCAGATCGCCGAGGACGCCACCGACACCCTCGGCCCGCTCGACGAGCAGCGTGTCGACGGCGAGCCGCTCGACCCCGCCGTCGTCGAGTCCCTCAAGGAGCGCTTCCTGCCGATGCTCCTCGCCGGCGTCCACCGCGCCGCCGAGAGCAAGCCGGGCCAGCGCGAGCAGGCGTTCATCGTGCAGCGCCGCTACCTCGACGCGATGCGCGAGGCCCTGCTCAAGGAGCGCTCCATCGGCGCCTTCAGCACCGAGACGTTCAAGCAGGTCGAGGGATTCCTCGACCGCGAGGAGCAGCGCTTCTCGGGCCAGCCCGGCTAG
- a CDS encoding TIGR03767 family metallophosphoesterase, whose product MAGLSRRAFVHGVGALAAAGGLQADAFGAQVARRLAAVGPAARLDDIPSTLQQTLLRGSVVQGEYRRLTTGAGEPYLPRLDLLRRTPDAGRVKDRRSLLYLAHLSDLHLIDAQSPCRMEPMIVQSESTWAGAFRPHEQLTVATVAAMVDGFHQARFSPLTRAPMGAAVVTGDSADMLSNLELRWYIDLLDGGTVDPGSGGDRYHGVQAWADAAWAYRPDDPKGSAYARYGYPRLPGLLDQAVGRKVRSIGLAAPWYAVFGNHDVLLFGAFGVTEQMERMAVGSRKSYSMPTTLSTMLTDYAAQNSAWTQAGGVARELLGAPGTKSVPANPERRLFDQKAFMAEHFRTASRPGPVGHGFTERNLRTGETWWRADLSSTVRLLGLDTCNAVAGPDGAVVESQLQWLERELQQAERDHRLVLVASHHNSRTLDNPSHRPGATERLHHSSDVVELLLRHPVAVAWLNGHTHVNQILAHRSGESGFWEITTASCIDFPQQQQTVEIVDNRDGTLSLFTTVIDHASPAVPTGDGSAVDLASRSRELALNDWVESPLMRRGSPLDRNTELLLPAPFPLDGVTDATLEAERMTHLARITAHEQAAGR is encoded by the coding sequence GTGGCGGGGCTGAGCAGGCGCGCGTTCGTGCACGGGGTCGGGGCGCTCGCGGCCGCCGGCGGTCTCCAGGCGGACGCCTTCGGTGCCCAGGTGGCCCGGCGACTGGCCGCGGTCGGTCCGGCGGCGCGCCTCGACGACATCCCGTCGACGCTCCAGCAGACACTGCTGCGCGGCTCGGTCGTGCAGGGGGAGTACCGCCGGCTCACGACCGGCGCCGGCGAGCCCTACCTGCCGCGCCTCGACCTGCTCCGCCGTACGCCGGACGCGGGGCGGGTGAAGGACCGCCGGTCGCTGCTCTACCTCGCGCACCTCTCGGACCTGCACCTCATCGACGCCCAGTCGCCGTGCCGCATGGAGCCGATGATCGTGCAGAGCGAGTCGACCTGGGCCGGCGCCTTCCGGCCGCACGAGCAGCTCACCGTGGCGACCGTCGCGGCGATGGTCGACGGCTTCCACCAGGCCCGGTTCAGCCCGCTCACCCGGGCGCCGATGGGCGCCGCGGTGGTCACCGGCGACAGCGCCGACATGCTGTCGAACCTCGAGCTGCGCTGGTACATCGACCTGCTCGACGGCGGCACCGTCGACCCCGGCTCCGGCGGCGACCGCTACCACGGCGTCCAGGCGTGGGCGGACGCCGCGTGGGCCTACCGTCCCGACGACCCGAAGGGCAGCGCGTACGCCCGCTACGGCTACCCGCGCCTGCCCGGCCTCCTCGACCAGGCCGTGGGCCGCAAGGTCCGCTCGATCGGCCTCGCCGCGCCCTGGTACGCCGTCTTCGGCAACCACGACGTCCTGCTGTTCGGCGCCTTCGGCGTGACCGAGCAGATGGAGCGGATGGCCGTCGGGAGCCGCAAGTCCTACTCGATGCCGACGACGCTCTCGACGATGCTGACCGACTACGCCGCCCAGAACAGCGCCTGGACGCAGGCCGGTGGCGTCGCCCGCGAGCTGCTCGGCGCGCCCGGCACGAAGTCGGTGCCGGCGAACCCGGAGCGCCGGCTCTTCGACCAGAAGGCCTTCATGGCCGAGCACTTCCGCACGGCCTCGCGCCCCGGCCCGGTCGGCCACGGCTTCACCGAGCGCAACCTGCGCACCGGCGAGACCTGGTGGCGTGCCGACCTCAGCAGCACCGTCCGGCTGCTCGGGCTCGACACCTGCAACGCCGTCGCCGGCCCGGACGGCGCCGTCGTCGAGAGCCAGCTCCAGTGGCTCGAGCGCGAGCTCCAGCAGGCCGAGCGCGACCACCGGCTCGTGCTCGTCGCCTCGCACCACAACAGCCGCACCCTCGACAACCCGTCGCACCGGCCGGGCGCGACCGAGCGCCTGCACCACTCGTCCGACGTGGTCGAGCTGCTGCTGCGGCACCCGGTCGCGGTGGCCTGGCTCAACGGGCACACCCACGTCAACCAGATCCTCGCCCACCGATCGGGGGAGAGCGGGTTCTGGGAGATCACGACCGCCTCGTGCATCGACTTCCCCCAGCAGCAGCAGACCGTCGAGATCGTCGACAACCGCGACGGGACGCTGTCGCTCTTCACCACCGTCATCGACCACGCGTCGCCCGCCGTACCGACGGGGGACGGGTCGGCCGTGGACCTCGCCTCGCGCAGCCGCGAGCTCGCCCTCAACGACTGGGTCGAGTCGCCCCTGATGCGCCGCGGCTCGCCGCTCGACCGCAACACCGAGCTGCTGCTGCCCGCGCCGTTCCCCCTCGACGGCGTCACCGACGCCACGCTCGAGGCGGAGCGGATGACCCACCTGGCCCGGATCACCGCCCACGAGCAGGCGGCCGGCCGATGA
- a CDS encoding putative immunity protein, with amino-acid sequence MILPPVRDPRFTTLRRGGSLTDADHHLLAQWAAECAEHVLPLFEAARPNDPRPRAAIAAVRAWTRGEITMTASRTAGGHAMGAARDLRGAPRHAAYAAGQAAVVAHVAAHELGAAAYAIKAARAAVPDEKGVPGEEARRRECAWQRSRLPEAIRDLVLDDQRLRNDLCWSVFDV; translated from the coding sequence ATGATCCTGCCGCCGGTCCGGGACCCCCGGTTCACGACCCTGCGCCGCGGCGGGTCGCTGACCGACGCCGACCACCACCTGCTCGCGCAGTGGGCCGCGGAGTGCGCCGAGCACGTCCTGCCGCTCTTCGAGGCGGCCCGGCCCAACGACCCCCGGCCGCGCGCGGCGATCGCGGCGGTCCGCGCCTGGACCCGCGGCGAGATCACGATGACCGCCTCGCGCACCGCCGGAGGTCACGCGATGGGCGCGGCCCGGGACCTGCGCGGGGCGCCCCGGCACGCTGCCTACGCCGCCGGGCAGGCGGCGGTCGTCGCCCACGTCGCCGCGCACGAGCTCGGCGCGGCCGCCTACGCGATCAAGGCCGCGCGGGCCGCCGTACCGGACGAGAAGGGTGTGCCGGGCGAGGAGGCACGGCGGCGCGAGTGCGCGTGGCAGCGCTCGCGGTTGCCGGAGGCGATCCGGGACCTGGTCCTCGACGACCAGCGGCTGCGCAACGACCTGTGCTGGTCGGTGTTCGACGTCTGA
- a CDS encoding DinB family protein, with amino-acid sequence MSGNSGKGTVGTESGLADDAYSPKWTDDDRPRIPRVAGEREALSAYLDHYRATVELKCRGLTADQARTRSMPPSTMSLHGLVRHLAACERWWFQQNFERRDVPFLFFTEDNPNLDFDLPADADLDADLETWRAECATSREIVAAHELDDTARPLDWYEDVDLRWLVLRMITEYAQHCGHADLLREGIDGRTGV; translated from the coding sequence GTGAGCGGCAACTCGGGAAAAGGCACCGTCGGCACGGAGTCCGGTCTGGCGGACGACGCCTACTCTCCGAAGTGGACCGACGACGACCGCCCGCGCATCCCGCGCGTGGCCGGCGAGCGCGAGGCGCTGTCGGCGTACCTGGACCACTACAGGGCGACCGTGGAGCTCAAGTGCCGCGGCTTGACCGCGGATCAGGCGCGCACGAGATCCATGCCACCGTCGACCATGTCGCTGCACGGCCTGGTCCGCCATCTCGCCGCTTGCGAGCGCTGGTGGTTCCAGCAGAACTTCGAACGACGCGACGTCCCGTTCCTGTTCTTCACCGAGGACAACCCGAACCTCGACTTCGACCTGCCCGCGGACGCCGATCTTGACGCCGACCTGGAGACCTGGCGCGCCGAGTGCGCGACCTCCCGCGAGATCGTGGCGGCTCACGAGCTCGACGACACCGCGCGTCCGCTGGACTGGTACGAGGACGTCGACCTGCGCTGGCTGGTGCTCCGGATGATCACCGAGTACGCGCAGCACTGCGGTCATGCTGACCTGCTGCGGGAGGGGATCGACGGGCGGACCGGAGTCTGA
- a CDS encoding TetR/AcrR family transcriptional regulator — MRSRADTQQRLVAAAREVFAEHGIRGASVSAICARAGFTRGAFYSNHASKEELFLELYRIESDEQVRRLREAVAGVLGAPERAPDPVVLTQHLARAVAATFRLDPAWFRLTTEFEVHSLDQPHVRAAIADLDRAMRAAVEEVATEVLAAAGASASLPVAELADTIIGIYNDAVRRALLTGDTDGTVRHAIDTVIPHVVAALLTEEAR; from the coding sequence ATGCGCAGCCGTGCCGACACCCAGCAGCGCCTGGTCGCGGCGGCCCGCGAGGTGTTCGCCGAGCACGGCATCCGGGGCGCCAGCGTCAGCGCCATCTGCGCTCGCGCCGGGTTCACCCGCGGGGCGTTCTACTCCAACCATGCGAGCAAGGAGGAGCTCTTCCTCGAGCTCTACCGGATCGAGTCCGACGAGCAGGTACGCCGGCTGCGCGAGGCCGTCGCCGGCGTCCTCGGCGCGCCGGAGCGCGCACCCGACCCGGTCGTGCTCACCCAGCACCTCGCCCGTGCGGTCGCGGCGACCTTCCGGCTCGATCCCGCGTGGTTCCGGCTCACCACCGAGTTCGAGGTGCACAGCCTCGACCAGCCCCACGTGCGCGCGGCCATCGCCGACCTCGACCGCGCGATGCGCGCCGCCGTCGAGGAGGTCGCGACCGAGGTGCTGGCCGCGGCCGGCGCGTCCGCGTCGCTGCCGGTCGCCGAGCTGGCCGACACGATCATCGGCATCTACAACGACGCCGTACGACGAGCGCTGCTGACCGGAGACACCGACGGCACCGTGCGCCACGCGATCGACACCGTCATCCCCCACGTGGTGGCCGCCCTCCTCACCGAGGAGGCCCGGTGA
- a CDS encoding alpha/beta hydrolase, with protein sequence MRLGLAHLVDPRLLPLAEQSRAFYDGRVPGRGPSGPAELDALRAAVPVPVPADPPPLTELVGADGHTVPVRIHLPAGVPPAGVVLELHGGGFYLGSAAASDVRNRRLADALGVVVVSVDYRLAPEHPWPAAPDDCASVALWLAEHAADRFGTTELALLGFSAGSTLAAATLLRMRERGLAPFRTAVLQFGTFDLSGQTPAGRRIADEYFLDAYAGAAADRTHPDLSPVYADLTGLPPVLLVVGAEDVLLEDNLAMAGRLASAGVDVALSVYPEAPHGFTVHPTPLAAAATAEIDAWLAAHLTSGG encoded by the coding sequence GTGAGGCTCGGGCTCGCCCACCTGGTCGACCCCCGGTTGCTCCCGCTCGCGGAGCAGTCCCGCGCCTTCTACGACGGCCGGGTGCCGGGCCGCGGTCCGTCCGGCCCGGCCGAGCTCGACGCCCTCCGCGCCGCGGTGCCCGTGCCCGTCCCGGCGGACCCGCCTCCGCTCACCGAGCTCGTCGGTGCTGACGGCCACACCGTGCCCGTGCGGATCCACCTGCCGGCCGGCGTACCGCCCGCGGGTGTGGTGCTCGAGCTGCACGGCGGCGGCTTCTACCTGGGCTCGGCCGCGGCGAGCGACGTCCGCAACCGACGGCTCGCCGACGCACTCGGTGTCGTGGTGGTGAGCGTGGACTACCGCCTCGCCCCCGAGCACCCCTGGCCGGCCGCTCCGGACGACTGCGCGAGCGTCGCGCTCTGGCTCGCCGAGCACGCCGCGGACCGCTTCGGGACCACCGAGCTGGCACTGCTCGGCTTCTCCGCGGGCTCGACGCTGGCCGCGGCCACCCTGCTCCGGATGCGCGAGCGCGGGCTCGCACCCTTTCGTACGGCGGTGCTGCAGTTCGGCACCTTCGACCTCAGCGGGCAGACCCCGGCCGGACGCCGGATCGCGGACGAGTACTTCCTCGACGCCTATGCCGGCGCGGCCGCCGACCGGACCCACCCCGACCTCTCCCCCGTCTATGCCGACCTGACCGGGCTGCCTCCGGTGCTGCTCGTCGTCGGGGCGGAGGACGTCCTGCTCGAGGACAACCTGGCGATGGCCGGACGGCTCGCTTCGGCCGGGGTCGACGTCGCGCTGAGCGTCTATCCCGAGGCGCCCCACGGGTTCACCGTGCACCCGACGCCCCTGGCCGCGGCGGCGACGGCCGAGATCGACGCCTGGCTCGCCGCGCACCTGACGTCCGGCGGCTAG
- a CDS encoding HAD family hydrolase — translation MSLLVATDLDGTLLPYDSDSVPPYTAEVLRRADAAGVPIVFVTARPLRWMEPLWRYVGEHGRAIVSNGAITYDVHRRTPVAVSGIDPGPGLELVAAIAESVPGASFAVECLDGIRQDPHWEEPYHLPADAVRGPLADVWDATAVKLLVRAPGSSADVLRDGVVAAVGDLATPTWSVPGLMEISATGVTKASALVALCAGLGVEAADVVAFGDMPNDIPMLAWAGTSYAMADAHESVREVADHVAPPCADEGVAQVLATLL, via the coding sequence ATGAGCCTCCTCGTCGCGACCGACCTCGACGGGACCCTGCTCCCCTACGACAGCGACTCCGTGCCGCCGTACACCGCCGAGGTGCTGCGCCGCGCCGACGCCGCCGGAGTGCCGATCGTCTTCGTGACGGCCCGGCCGCTGCGCTGGATGGAGCCGTTGTGGCGCTACGTCGGCGAGCACGGCCGGGCGATCGTGTCCAACGGCGCCATCACGTACGACGTCCACCGGCGCACGCCCGTGGCCGTCAGCGGGATCGATCCCGGCCCCGGCCTGGAGCTCGTCGCGGCCATCGCCGAGAGCGTGCCCGGTGCGTCCTTCGCGGTGGAGTGCCTCGACGGGATCCGGCAGGACCCGCACTGGGAGGAGCCCTACCACCTGCCGGCGGACGCGGTCCGCGGCCCGCTGGCCGACGTCTGGGACGCGACCGCCGTCAAGCTCCTGGTGCGCGCGCCCGGCAGCAGCGCCGACGTACTGCGCGACGGGGTCGTCGCGGCGGTCGGCGACCTGGCCACGCCCACCTGGTCGGTGCCGGGCCTCATGGAGATCAGTGCCACGGGCGTGACCAAGGCCAGCGCGCTGGTCGCGCTGTGCGCGGGGCTGGGGGTGGAGGCTGCCGACGTGGTGGCGTTCGGGGACATGCCGAACGACATCCCGATGCTGGCGTGGGCGGGGACGTCGTACGCGATGGCGGACGCGCACGAGAGCGTCCGCGAGGTGGCCGACCACGTCGCGCCGCCGTGCGCGGACGAGGGAGTCGCGCAGGTCCTCGCGACGCTGCTGTGA
- a CDS encoding pyridoxamine 5'-phosphate oxidase family protein: MADLPPARDGATRRTDSLALLSTPAIDVWVATAAADGLPHLVPVSLAWAGERVVLAVDGASLTAHNLQASGRARLGVGPTRDVVMIDAVLERTAGVDDDAALGEAYAAQADWDPRGVAGYVFLVLRPERLQAWREANETAGRTLLRDGTWVV, encoded by the coding sequence GTGGCCGACCTGCCTCCCGCCCGCGACGGCGCCACCCGTCGTACCGACAGCCTGGCGCTGCTGAGCACCCCCGCGATCGACGTGTGGGTGGCGACGGCGGCGGCGGACGGCCTGCCGCACCTGGTGCCGGTCTCGCTGGCGTGGGCGGGGGAGCGGGTCGTGCTCGCGGTCGACGGCGCCTCGCTCACCGCGCACAACCTGCAGGCCTCCGGCCGGGCCCGCCTCGGCGTCGGCCCGACCCGCGACGTCGTCATGATCGACGCGGTCCTGGAGCGCACCGCCGGGGTGGACGACGACGCGGCGCTCGGCGAGGCCTACGCCGCCCAGGCCGACTGGGACCCGCGTGGCGTCGCCGGCTACGTCTTCCTCGTGCTGCGACCGGAGCGCCTCCAGGCGTGGCGCGAGGCCAACGAGACGGCCGGGCGGACCCTGCTCCGCGACGGCACGTGGGTCGTGTGA
- a CDS encoding flavin-containing monooxygenase produces the protein MRVDTDSSPDEVKAAFQAWLTDFAEAMETADTAAATALLDAGCWWRDLLALSWDLGTYHGTDKIAGLLDEHLAAAKVTGVRLVSDFGPRFVAEEGGGGSIEGFFAFETAGAWCRGVARIRQNDGGWRAWTVMTGAEDVKGHERALGGRRPTGPRHEVGATTQRNWKDKREDALAYADREPDVVILGAGQGGLALAANLRLMGVDALILEKSERIGDGWRRRYHSLVLHDPVWADHLPYLPFPQSWPIYSPKDKIADWFEFYAQAMELNVWCSAEMTDAVYDDQAGAWTLSVRTKDGERTLRPRNVVLATGAAGEPNIPDFPGRDGFAGTVYHSSKHGAGGSWAGKKAIVVGACNSGHDIAQDLHEAGADVTLVQRSSTHIISQKNGIPAIFGANFTESGPPTEYADLLASAYPWPLVLQDAKEGVKRTAELDKDLLASLEAVGFQLNDGPDGTGLMGFALAKGGGYYIDVGASGLIAEGKIGLAQGAGLAEFTPHGIRLDDGRELDADLVVLATGYSNMRETARRLFGDGVADKLPTVLGIGEDGEIGGLYRRTGQPGFWFMGGPLAWVRVYSKHLALQITADLHDVRP, from the coding sequence GTGAGGGTTGACACCGACTCGTCACCTGACGAGGTGAAGGCGGCCTTCCAGGCTTGGCTCACGGACTTCGCGGAGGCGATGGAGACGGCGGACACCGCCGCGGCCACGGCACTGCTCGATGCAGGCTGCTGGTGGCGCGACCTCCTCGCGCTCAGCTGGGACCTCGGGACGTACCACGGCACCGACAAGATCGCCGGGCTGCTCGACGAGCACCTCGCGGCGGCGAAGGTGACCGGGGTGCGGCTGGTGAGCGACTTCGGTCCGCGCTTCGTCGCCGAGGAGGGCGGCGGGGGCTCGATCGAGGGCTTCTTCGCGTTCGAGACGGCGGGTGCCTGGTGCCGTGGGGTGGCGCGCATCCGGCAGAACGACGGCGGGTGGCGCGCCTGGACCGTGATGACGGGTGCCGAGGACGTCAAGGGCCACGAGCGGGCGCTGGGCGGACGGCGTCCGACCGGGCCGCGGCACGAGGTCGGCGCGACGACGCAGCGCAACTGGAAGGACAAGCGCGAGGACGCGCTGGCCTACGCCGACCGGGAGCCCGACGTGGTGATCCTGGGTGCGGGTCAGGGTGGGCTCGCCCTGGCGGCCAACCTGCGGCTGATGGGCGTCGACGCCCTGATCCTGGAGAAGAGCGAGCGGATCGGCGACGGCTGGCGACGGCGCTACCACTCGCTGGTGCTGCACGACCCGGTCTGGGCCGACCACCTGCCCTACCTGCCGTTCCCGCAGTCGTGGCCGATCTACTCCCCCAAGGACAAGATCGCCGACTGGTTCGAGTTCTACGCCCAGGCGATGGAGCTCAACGTGTGGTGCTCGGCCGAGATGACCGACGCCGTGTACGACGACCAGGCCGGCGCCTGGACCCTGTCGGTCCGGACCAAGGACGGCGAGCGCACCCTGCGTCCGCGCAACGTGGTGCTGGCGACCGGTGCGGCCGGCGAGCCCAACATCCCCGACTTCCCGGGGCGCGACGGCTTCGCGGGCACGGTCTACCACTCCAGCAAGCACGGTGCCGGCGGCAGCTGGGCCGGCAAGAAGGCGATCGTCGTCGGTGCCTGCAACAGCGGTCACGACATCGCCCAGGACCTGCACGAGGCGGGTGCGGACGTGACGCTGGTGCAGCGCTCGTCGACCCACATCATCAGCCAGAAGAACGGCATCCCGGCGATCTTCGGGGCCAACTTCACCGAGTCCGGTCCGCCCACCGAGTACGCCGACCTGCTGGCGAGCGCCTATCCCTGGCCGCTCGTGCTCCAGGACGCCAAGGAGGGCGTCAAGCGCACCGCCGAGCTCGACAAGGACCTGCTCGCCTCGCTCGAGGCGGTCGGTTTCCAGCTCAACGACGGCCCCGACGGCACCGGCCTCATGGGCTTCGCGCTGGCCAAGGGCGGCGGCTACTACATCGACGTCGGTGCGTCCGGCCTCATCGCCGAGGGCAAGATCGGGCTCGCCCAGGGCGCCGGCCTCGCGGAGTTCACGCCGCACGGGATCCGGCTCGACGACGGGCGTGAGCTCGACGCCGACCTGGTCGTCCTGGCGACGGGCTACTCCAACATGCGCGAGACCGCGCGGCGTCTCTTCGGCGACGGCGTCGCCGACAAGCTCCCCACCGTGCTGGGCATCGGTGAGGACGGAGAGATCGGCGGGCTCTACCGCCGTACCGGCCAGCCGGGGTTCTGGTTCATGGGCGGCCCGCTGGCGTGGGTCCGCGTCTACTCCAAGCACCTCGCGCTCCAGATCACCGCCGACCTGCACGACGTACGCCCCTGA
- a CDS encoding VOC family protein codes for MEISIQHSFLPQTDPEASLAFYRDVLGFEVLNDVGYGDMRWITVAPQGQSGPSVVLAPPAADPGITDDEKRVIAEMMAKGTYATLVLSTPDLDATFEQIQATGAEVIQEPIDQPYGVRDCAFRDPAGNHVRINQAV; via the coding sequence ATGGAGATCAGCATTCAGCACAGCTTCCTTCCGCAGACCGACCCCGAGGCGTCGCTGGCGTTCTACCGCGACGTGCTCGGCTTCGAGGTCCTCAACGACGTCGGCTACGGCGACATGCGGTGGATCACCGTCGCGCCCCAGGGGCAGTCCGGCCCGTCGGTGGTCCTCGCGCCGCCGGCCGCCGACCCCGGCATCACCGACGACGAGAAGCGCGTCATCGCCGAGATGATGGCCAAGGGCACCTACGCCACGCTGGTCCTCAGCACGCCCGACCTCGACGCGACCTTCGAGCAGATCCAGGCGACCGGCGCCGAGGTCATCCAGGAGCCCATCGACCAGCCCTACGGCGTGCGCGACTGCGCGTTCCGCGACCCGGCCGGCAACCACGTCCGTATCAACCAGGCCGTCTGA
- a CDS encoding dienelactone hydrolase family protein, whose product MAEVLLFHHIQGLTDGVRAFADDLRESGHTVHTPDLFDGRTFASIDDGFSHARDAGFDALRARGLAAADPLGPDLVYAGFSFGVTIAQRLAQTRPGARGALLMYSCLPVGEFGSAWPDGVPVQVHGKEGDEFFDEDLPAARELAASTPDAELFVYPGEQHLFADSSLDAYDPEAAALLLDRVRTFLALRPR is encoded by the coding sequence ATGGCCGAGGTACTGCTCTTCCACCACATCCAGGGCCTGACCGACGGCGTACGGGCGTTCGCGGACGACCTGCGCGAGTCCGGCCACACCGTGCACACGCCCGACCTGTTCGACGGCCGCACCTTCGCCAGCATCGACGACGGCTTCTCCCACGCCCGCGACGCCGGCTTCGACGCGCTCCGCGCCCGCGGACTCGCCGCCGCCGACCCACTCGGCCCGGACCTCGTCTACGCGGGCTTCTCCTTCGGCGTCACCATCGCCCAACGCCTCGCCCAGACCCGCCCCGGCGCCCGCGGCGCGCTCCTCATGTACTCCTGCCTGCCTGTGGGGGAGTTCGGCAGCGCGTGGCCGGACGGCGTACCGGTGCAGGTGCACGGCAAGGAGGGCGACGAGTTCTTCGACGAGGACCTCCCGGCCGCCCGCGAGCTCGCCGCCTCGACACCTGACGCCGAGCTGTTCGTGTACCCGGGGGAGCAGCACCTCTTCGCCGACTCCTCGCTCGACGCCTACGACCCGGAGGCGGCCGCGTTGCTGCTCGATCGGGTGCGAACGTTCCTGGCGCTGCGTCCGCGCTAG